Sequence from the Rutidosis leptorrhynchoides isolate AG116_Rl617_1_P2 chromosome 3, CSIRO_AGI_Rlap_v1, whole genome shotgun sequence genome:
TCAAAAATTCCTACATGAATTATATTTTAAATTGTTCCTGgaaactttaggaatcatcaattgAGATTGAAACATCAAAACTAAATCCAATTTCTCGATGaacactttcagttgactttttatttcaaaacctttgactctaaaattaacaATCAATAAGATGAATTGAGACTTGAAAATTTACAGAGGGTTCGAGTACGAGATTCCTAACAATCTTGCATTAATGGATCTTGAGATTGATTTCAAATTTTGGTTATGGTTAAAAAATGATTTCGACAGAGGTATTGAGCAAAGCAGAAAAAAAATTAGATAGAAGCTAAGGATTTACAATGAATATTGATAATGGAAAGTGAGTGGTTGTTTATCAATACTCCAATTTGATCGACTCACTtattgaagaagaaaaaaatatcgACCAGTTATCACAGGTTCAACAGCAGAAGaagataaaaaataaataaaacagatTATGTCAGGTACCCCATTCGCGTGATATATCCTGtctctatatatataatttttaattttaataattaataattatattaataataataataattataataataaataataacaatactgatttatatgtatacttatatttatatttttatttatatatttattcacttatttatttacacaaaattgttcgtgaatcgtcgggaataatcaaaggtcaaatgaatatatgaaacatttcaaaatttttgagactcaacctaacagacttttcttatcgtgtcgaaaccatataaaaattaaagttttaatttggtcggaaattcccaggtcatcacagtgAAGAGTAAGGAAAAGTCGAAGCAAGTTGAAGCTCCCATTGATGTAGATACCCAAGATGACCAGCCTATTGCTTCTCTGGCGACAGGTGTTGGGGCTAGAGTGGCACAATGTTATTAAGCTAAAGGTGGGATGTAACGAAAGGAGCATCCTGATATTTCTTCTGTGAAGAAGTAAAAGTTTGGTCACCTTCGAGATGAAGCGAGTGATGATATCATTGTTGCTAACCCTTTGTTTGGTAtgttttgcttcatttactacgtTGTCAGTTATTCCTTTTTGGTTATCATTTATTTCTCTGTTTGTTTCTTATAGACATGCATGTGTACTCCGAAATTCCTGCTCCCGGCAATTGCTTTGATCTTATTGACAGTCTGGTTCCTGATAACTGGGAAAATTCTTTTGCTAATGACATGAAGAGTTTCCATGATGCTTTTGCTATTATCAATTTCCAGGCTACTTCTATGGGGCATATTGCTTCCTCCCTTTTGTAGAAACGCAATGCAGAGCTCGAATCTTTGAGGGAGCATCATGTTACTATGAGTGAGAGAGTTAAAAAGCTTGAGAAGGAAATATTGATGGCTCCTAGCTATGAGGAGGAGTTGAAAGCTGCTCGTGATGAGATAACAGGTTTGCAGAAGCAGGTGAAGGTAGGCAAGCTTCAAGAGTTGGCCATTGCTGATGAGTTGATAGACTACAAGAAGTGCTGTGAGGAGTTGAAGTCTGATTACTCTCAAGTTGTTTCTCAGGTTATTCCTCATGCTTGTAACCAATTACTAAAGAGTGCAGATTTTGGACAGCTTTTTGGTGATGAGGTGTTGGCCTCAAAGGTTCAGGCTAGGTGCGATTTGATAGGAAACTTGGCATCAAAGGGGGTTGTGCAGCTTGGTGATTTTACCGATTATACAGAACAGGGAAAGGCGATGGTTGATGATGCTTTTGATGAGCTCGAACAAGCTAAATTTGATTTTGTCAAGACTATCTCCGCCAAGGTGGATGCCAAACCTGCTGATCTTTTGAAAACAAAAGCTACTATTGTTCCTGAAGCTCATGATGATGAAGAAACTCTTGTGGAGGTCCCTGAGGCTATGGGGCAATCTGAGAAAGTTGATGCTCCTGTTAATTAGTTGCTGTGTGTAATCGTTTAAAACAATTATTATCTTTTGTGAATTGGCTTTAGATGCCTGGGCTCTGTTGCCCTTTTGAACAATTGGTTATGTATCTTATAACTCTAGTTCCTTTGTTTAATTTTAGCATGCTTTTCTTATATgttttaccatggattttatcctgTATAGGTGGGTAAAAACTCTCTTCCTGTAGGATGGTTATACAGTGATCACTTTTAAGGAAAACTTGTTTCCTTACGTCGAGCATTGTGAAGCATATTTTTTGCTTCGTTGCTCTGTATAATGTGGATTATAACAGGGTTACTTATATTCCAGTTGTCATTTTTCTCACATGATTCCTTATATAGGATTTAATTCGGTCAAGACATTTATTTATCAAAAGTAGTTGTAAGAAATTCATTAATTTATGTGTAGGAAGTTTGTAGGCTTCAACTACCAACATTGCATCTTTCAACTACATGTTAATAAGGAAAAAATACAAGACATCTAATGATAAAACTTTTGGAGGTTGGTTCCATTCCATGCCCTGGGTATGGGTTTGCCAGCTGTTTATCCAATTTGTAGGAGCCTTTACCCAGCACTTGTGAGATTACATAGGGTCCTTCCCAATTTGGTCCTAATTTTCCTTCGTATTCCACCTTGCTTGCACTGTTTAACCTTAGGACATAGTCTCCCACCTTGAAGGTCAAGGGCTTTACTCTTTTGTTGTAATAGCCTTCAATTGTTTGTTTGTACGAGGCCTCACGAATCACAGCTGTCTCTCTTCTTTCTTCGAGTATTGACTCGAAGATTTTCTTCGTTGTTCTCGTTGTTCTTTGTTCTTTCTGTTAGCACTTGTATCTCAGTGGGAAGAACAACTTCTGTTCCGTATGCTAGGCTGTAGGGTGTTTCTCCATTGCTTCGCTTTGGTGTCGCCATGTGTGCCCATAGCACCAAGGGGAGCTCATCAACCCATCCCTTTCTGCATTTTCCTAAGCGTTTCTCAATTCCCTTGATTATATCTCGGTTGGTTACTTCCACCTGTCCATTTCCTTTGGGATGGTATACCGAGGTGGAGTTTTGCTGAATTTTCAATTGCTCGCAGAATTTTGGGAAAATTCCTTATGCAAACTGTTTCCCATTATCCGAGACTATTTCTTTGAAACTCCGAACCTGCATACGATATGCTCCTAAACAAACTTTTCTACTTACTTACCAGTGATTGCTGCCAAGGGTTTTGCTTCGGCCCACTTGGTGAAGTAATCAATTGCTACTAGTAGAAATATTGGGCTTCCAGGGGTGTCGTTGATAGGTCCAACTATATCTATCCCCTATTTCATGAAAGGCCAAGCTGAGGTAACAGAGACTAGTTCTTGCTTGGGTAGTCTTGGGACATTCGAGTGAATTTGTCAGGATTCACAAGCTTGTAGCACCATATTCGCATCATGGTGCATTGTAGGCCAATAGTTCCCTAGCCTCATGATTTTTGCTACTACCGACCTTGGTCCTGCATGAAGACCACATATCCCTTCATGCATCTCTTGGATTATAACAGTAGCTTGCTTCGGCCCTACACATCGAAGCCATGGAGTGAGGAAGGATCTTCTGTATAGTTCTCCATTTTTCATTTTGTAGGAGGGTGCCTTTATCCTTATCTTCCTTGCTTCGTTTTTATCCTCTGGTAAGTTTCCCGTTTCATGATATACTTGCAATGGAGTCATCCATGTTACCTCATCTTCTTATATGAGGTCATTGACTTCTTCTTCTAAGATCGATTTCTTTTCTAGCACTTCCACCCAGACTTCCTTTGCAAGATGTTCAAATGTCAACGAAGCGAGTTTGCTCAGTGCATCTGCCTTCTTATTTTGACTTCGTCGGACATGTTCGATGTCAAAACTTTTGAAGCTTTCGATCAGTTCCTTCGCTTTTGTAAAGTACTGTTGGATGGTGGTTTTCCTTGCTTCAAAAGTGCCCATGATTTGGTTAGCCACTAGATGTGAGTCGACAAAAGTACGAAGGTGGAGGATCTTTAATTCCTTCGTCATTCTCAGTCCCGCAAGTAGCACTTCGTACCCAGCTTCATTATTGGTTGTTGCGAATTCGAAACGGAGTGCGTAAGTAAACTCTTTTCCTTCGGGGTTTACTAACATCAGACCAGCACCTGATCCATCAGAACTTgacgcaccatcggtgtacaactTCCATTCTTCATTTTCAATCCTCAGGGTGATGACTTGAGTGGAGTTCTTTGCATCTTCTTCATCGATGCTATCTGTTTCGGTGATGAAGTCTGCCAGAACTTGTCCTCTAATTGTGTGCCTGACTCTGAACTCAATGTCATGTTCACCTAGCTCaatggcccatttggccattcTCCCCGATTTTTCAGGTTTTGAGAGCACTTGTCTGATTGGTTTGTTGGTAAGCACCACTATCTGATGTGCTTGAAAGTATCTTCTGGGTTTCCTGGCTGTGTAGACGAGCGCTAAGGTAAGCTTCTCAAGTTCTGGGTAATTCAGCTCTGCTCCTTGAAGTACCCTGCTAACAAAGTATATTGGTACATGCACTCTTTCTCGCTCGGTGACCAAGACTGAGCTAATGCACTCTTTCGAAGCAGCCAAGTATATGAAGAGAGTTTCTCCTTCTTCAGGTGAAATCAAGGTCCGGAGGTTGGAAATATATTCCTTCATTTCAACGAATGCCTTCTCAGCCTCTTCGTTCCAGACAATTTTCTTCTTTCCCAAGCACCCTTTCAGAATTCTGAAGAAAGGTAGCTGGTTTTCTGCTCCCCTTGATATGAACCTGCTGAGTGATGCCAATTTCCCATTCAAACTCTGCATGTCTTTTATGGTTGCTGGGGTTTGGAGTTGCTTGAGCCTGTCTACCTTTTCTGGATTTGCTTGGATTCCCTTTCTGGTGATATAGTACCCAAGAAATTTCCCTTCCTCAACTCTGAAGGAACATTTCTTTGGGTTTAGTTTCATGTTTATTTCCCGAAGCTTCTCGAAGGTTTCTTGGATGTCTTCTATTAAGTTTTCTTCTTTTTGGCTTTTGATTACCATGTCATCCACGTAGGCTTCCAGATTTCTCCCCAAATGGTTATGAAAGGCTTTGTCAACGAGCCTTTGATAAGTTGCTCATGCATTTTTTAGCCCGAAGGGCATCTTTTGGTAGCAATAAATCCCTCTGCTATTGAAGAAGGATGTTTTTTCTTCATCCTCCTTATCCATTTTAATCTGGTGATACCCTTTGTAAGCATCCAAGAAGCTTTTGTATTGATACCTGTTGAGGGATTCGACTTTCCAATTGATTTCAGGTAATGGATAACAATCTTTGGGGCATGCTTTGTTGATGTTTGTGAAATCAACGCACATTCTCCACCCTCCGTCCGACTTTTTTTACCATCACAGGGTTAACGACCCATGAAGAATATTTACCTTCGCGAATTATTCATGCCTTTAGTAGACCCTCTACTTCCTTATAGGTCACTTCGTCCCTTTCAGGTGCTAGGTTTCTTTTCTTCTGATGTACTGGTTCGAGGTGCTTGTGCTCATTGAGTCGATGTTCTGTCACGAAGGGTGACCCTTGTACATTGATGGTTCGTGGTATCCCAGTCATATCACTGTTCTCCCATGTGAATACATCCACATTGGCTTGCAACAGCATCCGAAGCTTTTGCTTGGTGGATGTTGGTAAATTCTTCCCTATGCTGATCTCTTGATCCGGAAACATTGAATGTACTGATATCTTCTCTACTTGGGGATCTTCCTCTGATGCCTCTAGGATGCACTCAGTTAGCTCTTTCATCGTTTCTTTTATAGCCAAGATTACCTTATCCTTGTCATACGTTGAGGTGAGGGTCCCAATACCCTCATGAGTATGAAACTTAACCATTTGATGCACTTTCGAGACAATTATGACCATCTTTTTCATAGCCAATCTCCCAAGCAGAATTTTGTGCGGGTAATTTGCTCGGACTACCACGAAATCAATGGTTTCGGTTCTTGTTAATGGTGGCTCACCTATTGTGAAGTCAAGATCAATTTCCCCAATTGGCCAACATCTTTTTTCGGAGAATCCCACTAAAGGTACCATAGGGGCACCTAATCGTGCTCTGATTGTGGGACTTAACTGATCGAAGCAATGCTCATACATTACATCACAGGCGCTTCCGCTATCGAGATATATCCTTCGGACTTCCCTGCCAAAGATTTTTCCATTGATGGTGACCGGTAGGTCCGAAGGATATATTGTATCAAGGGCTGGAAATGATACTTCACTCCATTCCCTGATAATTCGACCCCTATCTCTTTTATTATAAGGTTGGTGTGAATCTATTGCCAAGATTGCATTTTCTGCTTCATGTCTCGTGTACCCTCTCTTTCTTTGGTTCTCGGATCCCTTTTATGAGATGGGACAGTTTTCCCGATTAACAGCCTCCTCGATGGCTGTTTTGAGGTTGAAGCATTCATCTGTTTCGTGACCAAAATCATTGTGGAAGTCACAAAACTTGGTCATGTCCCTGTTCCTTCCTCTGTTGGACATTTTTCCCGAAGCTTTGAACTTATTGGCTGCCTTCTCTGTTGCTAGGATTTCCTTGGGGGTTTTTATCAATGCCCCCAAGATCCCAGCTCCGGTTTCCCTTCGGTAAGGGTGGAATCTCCCCTTTTCCTCTTTCCTACCATGTTTGTCATCCCTTCTTTCTAACATCTCTTTTCGCTTATTTATGGGTGCATCATCTAGGATGAAGTTACGTGCTGTTTCTTTTGCATCTAATCATATATATGCTTTTTCTAGCAAAGCTTCGTAGGTGCTTGGTAGGTCTCGACTAAGGTGTTCAATGAGAGGTCTGACCCTAGATCCATATAGCAACCCGGATATCCTCTGTGATTCTGGTAGGTTTGGGATCTGTTGGGCTTCATTGGTATACCTGGTAAGGAAGGCCCTAGAACCTTCGCTATCTTTCTGCTTTATTTCATGGACGACCGCATGGTTATTTTTTATCGCTTTTGTTGGCTAAACTTAGACCTAAATTGCCGTTTCAGGTCATCGAAGCTAGCTACAGAGTCTTTTAGTAGGGAGTCAAACCAGACCCTTACATCTCCCTTTAACATGTAAGAAAATGCGTGACAT
This genomic interval carries:
- the LOC139900512 gene encoding uncharacterized protein, with the translated sequence MTPLQVYHETGNLPEDKNEARKIRIKAPSYKMKNGELYRRSFLTPWLRCVGPKQATVIIQEMHEGICGLHAGPRSVVAKIMRLGNYWPTMHHDANMGIDIVGPINDTPGSPIFLLVAIDYFTKWAEAKPLAAITGIFPKFCEQLKIQQNSTSVYHPKGNGQVEVTNRDIIKGIEKRLGKCRKGWVDELPLVLWAHMATPKRSNGETPYSLAYGTEVVLPTEIQVLTERTKNNENNEENLRVNTRRKKRDSCDS